From Oryza sativa Japonica Group chromosome 4, ASM3414082v1, one genomic window encodes:
- the LOC4336281 gene encoding uncharacterized protein — MGKNQAYKAMQRARLGSSSGAPGATDSPEDGMTDGSFHSPEWHAARLASLNKTHTVTWEEFKKKQKEDELKRGEMEADKDKMMREYRAQLDAERAQKLALGRNHSRSKSSSSKKEKKDKDAKKRSKKRRKHRSSSESSSSSSSESSSSDDEDRDSRKSRSRSRSKRTKKDKKYRSRSKHRGSDSEEEGPVRLSKFFGNPKK; from the exons ATGGGGAAGAACCAGGCGTACAAGGCGATGCAGCGGGCGCGGCTGGGCTCCTCGTCCGGCGCCCCGGGCGCCACCGACTCCCCCGAAGACGGCATG ACGGACGGTTCATTTCATTCTCCAGAGTGGCATGCGGCGCGGTTGGCCAGCCTGAACAAGACGCACACCGTCACGTGGGAGGAGTTCAAGAAGAAGCAGAAG GAAGACGAGTTAAAGAGGGGTGAAATGGAAGCTGACAAAGATAAAATGATGAGAGAATATAGGGCTCAACTGGATGCTGAAAGGGCACAAAAGCTAGCTCTTGGAAGAAACCACTCAAGGTCAAAGTCATCATCTTCTAAGAAAG AGAAGAAGGATAAAGATGCAAAGAAACGGAGTAAAAAGAGGAGAAAG CATAGAAGTTCATCAGAGTCAAGTTCCAGTTCATCGTCGGAATCATCAAGCAGTGATGATGAGGATAGGGATTCGAGAAAGTCCAGGTCACGGTCCAGATCGAAGAGGACAAAAAAGGATAAGAAGTACAGGTCAAGATCCAAGCACAGGGGCAGTGATAGTGAGGAGGAAGGACCTGTGCGGCTCTCTAAATTCTTTGGGAACCCAAAGAAATAG
- the LOC107277775 gene encoding uncharacterized protein, translating to MDSTDGRGPEQSDGAAVPLRRFLMSTGLDADMRRGREGDAASVAVVEEGVGGGGGGRKVCNGGGDGRRDANAYYRRMIQADPANPLLLGNYARFLKEVEGDAARAQEYWERAIVANPGDGDALALYAGLVWETTRPRRRLLHLRKGPRHRSPAAAKPTARRCRIQARRRRRPRRHVCAGDRDAAGHGLLRHRVLHCRRGHGLAGMP from the coding sequence ATGGATAGTACCGACGGGAGGGGCCCCGAGCAGTCGGACGGGGCGGCCGTGCCGCTGCGGCGGTTTCTGATGAGCACCGGGCTTGACGCAGATATgagaagggggagggagggcgacgcggcgtccGTGGCGGTCGTCGAGGAGGGCgtcgggggaggaggcggcgggaggaaggtgtgcaacggcggcggcgacggccgccgcgACGCCAATGCGTACTACCGGCGGATGATCCAAGCCGACCCGGCGAACCCGCTGCTGCTCGGCAACTACGCGAGGTTCCTcaaggaggtggagggagacgcGGCGAGGGCGCAGGAGTACTGGGAGCGCGCCATCGTCGCCAaccccggcgacggcgacgccctcGCGCTCTACGCGGGCCTCGTCTGGGAGACCACCCGACCGCGCCGACGCCTACTTCACCTGAGGAAGGGGCCCCGCcaccgctcgcccgccgccgccaagccaaCTGCTAGACGTTGCCGCATAcaagcacgccgccgccggcggccgcgccgtcacgTATGCGCTGGTGATAGAGATGCAGCTGGTCATGGGCTTCTTCGCCACCGCGTTCTGCACTGTCGGCGTGGTCATGGACTCGCCGGCATGCCGTAG
- the LOC4336282 gene encoding uncharacterized protein, with translation MASRAIIRRRKYALEHTNIPVLLRHSSISTFGQEKFGCEIEQSTASQNSRESNHEKAQYILRKQGLLGLSILCHPTRGASLASYESKPQTFGFPLGARYFLQSVRPTSSTAGQPKVGILDERSENQNQNQGKKEASPEECDQAVEGLSTAKAKAKAKLVQEVQKSDQSIIHKFWAILLGIGPALRAVASMSRADWAAKLKHWKDEFVSTLQHYWLGTKLLWADVRISSRLLVKLAGGKSLTRRERQQLTRTTADLFRLVPFAVFIIVPFMEFLLPVFLKMFPNMLPSTFQDKMKEEEALKRKLKARMEYARFLQDTAKEMAKEVQTSRSGEMKQTAEDLDEFLNKVRKGGHVSNEEILSFAKLFNDELTLDNMNRARLVNMCKYMGIQPFGTDHYLTFMLRKKLQEIKNDDKMIQAEGVESLSEEELRQACRERGHLGLLSTEEMQNQLRDWLDLSLNHSVPSSLLILSRAFTMSGKMKPEEAVVATLSSLPDEVVDTVGTVLPSEDSVSDRKRKLEFLEMQEELIKEEEKRQEKEDKAKLEVPKATEEDVALKEMTEPTAREEKELKKAKVEHDRKEQLCDISQALAVLASASSVAKERQEFLNLVNKEIELYNTMLEKEGTKGEEEARRAYKAAREESDHAAEIAAGEKVSSALIERVDAMLQKLEKEIDDVDARIGNRWQLLDSDRDGKVTPDEVAAAANYLKDTIGKEGVQELISNLSKDKDGKILVEDIVKLASQTGESNEQEETPRQ, from the exons ATGGCCTCGAGGGCGATCATTAGGAGAAGGAAGTATGCTCTGGAGCATACTAATATCCCTGTTTTATTACGACATTCATCTATTTCTACTTTTGGGCAAGAAAAGTTTGGATGTGAAATTGAGCAAAGCACTGCATCTCAAAACTCAAGAGAATCAAACCATGAGAAGGCACAATACATCTTAAGGAAACAAGGACTTTTGGGCCTTAGTATCCTGTGTCACCCAACTCGTGGTGCTTCACTTGCTTCTTATGAATCTAAACCACAGACTTTTGGTTTCCCCTTGGGAGCCAGGTATTTCCTACAGTCAGTACGCCCAACATCAAGCACTGCTGGGCAGCCTAAAGTTGGTATTCTGGACGAGCGGAGCGAGAACCAGAACCAGAATCAGGGGAAAAAGGAGGCATCCCCAGAAGAGTGTGATCAGGCGGTGGAAGGCTTAAGCACTGCAAAAGCTAAAGCTAAAGCTAAGCTGGTGCAGGAAGTACAAAAGTCTGACCAGTCAATCATACATAAATTTTGGGCAATACTTCTAGGTATTGGACCTGCTCTGCGTGCTGTTGCTTCAATGAGCAG GGCTGACTGGGCTGCAAAATTGAAGCATTGGAAGGATGAGTTTGTTTCTACACTGCAGCATTATTGGTTGGGAACTAAGCTGCTGTGGGCAGATGTTAGGATTTCATCTAGATTGTTAGTGAAACTTGCTGGTGGAAAGAGCCTAACAAGAAGAGAGAGGCAACAGCTTACACGCACAACAGCTGATTTGTTTAGGCTTGTACCTTTTGCTGTGTTCATCATTGTTCCCTTCATGGAATTTTTACTACCAGTCTTCCTCAAGATGTTCCCTAACATGTTGCCATCGACTTTCCAGGACAAGATGAAGGAAGAG GAGGCATTGAAAAGGAAATTGAAAGCAAGGATGGAATATGCAAGATTTTTACAAGATACTGCAAAAGAAATGGCAAAGGAAGTGCAGACGTCACGTAGTGGAGAAATGAAACAGACAGCTGAAGATCTGGATGAATTTTTGAACAAG GTTAGGAAAGGTGGACATGTCTcaaatgaagaaattttgagCTTTGCAAAGCTGTTTAATGATGAACTGACTTTGGATAACATGAACAG AGCACGGTTGGTAAATATGTGTAAATATATGGGGATCCAACCTTTTGGTACAGACCACTACCTGACATTCATGCTTCGGAAGAAATTGCAAGA AATTAAGAATGATGATAAGATGATCCAGGCTGAGGGCGTGGAGTCTCTTTCTGAGGAGGAGCTTCGACAAGCATGTCGAGAACGTGGCCATCTTGGTTTGTTGTCAACAGAGGAGATGCAAAATCAG CTCAGAGACTGGTTGGATTTGTCACTTAATCATTCTGTGCCATCATCTCTTCTAATACTATCAAG AGCTTTTACCATGTCTGGGAAAATGAAGCCCGAGGAGGCTGTTGTAGCAACATTATCTTCTCTTCCAGATGAAGTTGTAGATACTGTTGGGACAGTTCTTCCTTCAGAAGATTCTGTGTCCGACAGGAAGCGGAAATTGGAATTCCTGGAAATGCAGGAAGAACTTATCAAG GAAGAGGAGAAAAGGCAAGAGAAAGAAGACAAGGCAAAACTTGAGGTACCAAAGGCAACTGAAGAAGATGTGGCTTTGAAAGAAATGACTGAGCCTACTGCTAGGGAAGAAAAGGAACTAAAGAAAGCAAAAGTTGAGCATGACAGGAAGGAGCAGCTTTGTGATATCAGCCAAGCATTGGCCGTGCTTGCATCTGCTTCT TCTGTTGCCAAGGAACGTCAAGAGTTTCTGAATCTTGTCAATAAAGAG ATAGAACTATATAACACCATGCTGGAAAAGGAGGGTACAAAAGGTGAAGAAGAAGCTAGGAGAGCATACAAGGCTGCAAGAGAGGAATCAGACCATGCTGCAGAGATAGCTGCAGGAGAAAAGGTCTCTTCAGCATTAATAGAGAGG GTTGATGCAATGCTTCAGAAATTAGAGAAAGAGATTGATGATGTTGATGCACGAATAGGCAACCGCTGGCAGCTGCTTGATAG TGACCGTGATGGCAAAGTTACCCCTGACGAGGTAGCAGCTGCAGCAAATTATCTCAAAGACACTATAGGGAAGGAAGGCGTCCAAGAGCTTATTAGCAATCTTTCTAAAGACAAAG ATGGAAAGATCCTCGTTGAAGACATTGTGAAGCTGGCATCACAAACGGGAGAAAGCAACGAACAAGAAGAAACCCCACGGCAATAG
- the LOC4336283 gene encoding 2-alkenal reductase (NADP(+)-dependent), whose protein sequence is MAATNKKIVLRNHVTGFPKESDMELVAATGAAPSRVPEGTDGAVLVKNLYLSCDPYMRGRMSSHDGSYVDAFVVGEAITGYGVGKVVDSSHPGFKAGDLVWGMTGWEEYSLIKDPSRALFAIRHPDLPLSYYTGLLGMAGFTAYVGFHEICAPREGERVYVSAASGAVGQLVGQFAKLMGCYVVGSAGSDDKVRLLREKFGFDDAFNYKKESDLSAALKRCFPEGIDIYFENVGGAMLDAVLLNMRVRGRVAACGMISQYNLEHPDPVHNLTAIVTKRLRIEGFIVSDHYARYREYEEKAARYVKEGKIAYVEDVAEGLENAPAALIGLFSGRNVGKQVVVVARE, encoded by the exons ATGGCAGCGACGAACAAGAAGATCGTGCTGAGGAACCACGTGACGGGGTTCCCCAAGGAGTCCGACATGGAGCTCGTCGCCGCGACGGGCGCCGCGCCGTCCAGGGTGCCCGAGGGCACGGACGGCGCCGTCCTCGTGAAGAACCTGTACCTGTCCTGCGACCCCTACATGCGCGGCCGCATGTCCAGCCATGACGGCTCTTACGTCGACGCTTTCGTCGTCGGCGAG GCTATCACCGGCTATGGCGTCGGGAAGGTGGTGGACTCGAGCCACCCGGGGTTCAAAGCCGGCGACCTCGTGTGGGGAATGACGGGATGGGAGGAGTACAGCCTCATCAAGGATCCCAGCAGGGCCCTCTTCGCCATCCGCCATCCCGACCTGCCGCTCTCCTACTACACCGGCCTCCTCG GCATGGCGGGCTTCACGGCGTACGTCGGGTTCCACGAGATATGCGCGCCAAGGGAAGGCGAGAGGGTGTACGTCTCCGCCGCGTCGGGCGCCGTGGGGCAGCTGGTGGGACAGTTCGCCAAGCTCATGGGCTGCTACGTCGTCGGGAGCGCCGGCTCCGACGACAAGGTGAGGCTGCTCAGGGAGAAGTTCGGCTTCGACGACGCCTTCAACTACAAGAAGGAGAGTGACCTGAGCGCGGCCCTGAAGCGGTGCTTCCCGGAAGGGATCGACATCTACTTCGAAAACGTGGGCGGCGCGATGCTGGACGCCGTGCTGCTCAACATGCGGGTGCGCGGCCGCGTCGCGGCCTGCGGGATGATCTCGCAGTACAACCTGGAGCACCCCGACCCCGTCCACAACCTGACGGCCATCGTCACGAAGCGGCTCCGGATCGAAGGGTTCATCGTGTCCGACCACTACGCCAGGTACAGGGAGTACGAGGAGAAGGCCGCGCGGTATGTGAAGGAGGGGAAGATCGCGTACGTGGAGGACGTCGCCGAAGGGCTGGAGAACGCGCCGGCCGCGCTCATCGGGCTCTTCTCCGGCCGCAACGTCGGCAAGCaggtggtcgtcgtcgccagGGAGTAA
- the LOC4336284 gene encoding endoglucanase 12 — protein MYSANHWGGSFEIAADGAAEDDHSRNMDLDRGALSARQHQLDETQQSWLLGPPEAKKKDKYVDLGCVVVKRKLLWWVLWTLLAAFILIGLPVIIAKSIPKKKPHAPPPDQYTDALHKALLFFNAQKSGRLPKNNGIKWRGNSGLSDGSDLTDVKGGLVGGYYDAGDNIKFHFPLAFSMTMLSWSVIEYSAKYKAVGEYDHVRELIKWGTDYLLLTFNSSASTIDKVYSQVGIAKINGTQPDDHYCWNRPEDMAYPRPVQTAGSAPDLGGEMAAALAAASIVFRDNAAYSKKLVNGAAAVYKFARSSGRRTPYSRGNQYIEYYYNSTSYWDEYMWSAAWMYYATGNNTYITFATDPRLPKNAKAFYSILDFSVFSWDNKLPGAELLLSRLRMFLNPGYPYEESLIGYHNTTSMNMCTYFPRFGAFNFTKGGLAQFNHGKGQPLQYTVANSFLAALYADYMESVNVPGWYCGPYFMTVDDLRSFARSQVNYILGDNPKKMSYVVGYGKKYPRRLHHRGASTPHNGIKYSCTGGYKWRDTKGADPNVLVGAMVGGPDKNDQFKDARLTYAQNEPTLVGNAGLVAALVALTNSGRGAGVTAVDKNTMFSAVPPMFPATPPPPSKWKP, from the exons ATGTACTCGGCGAACCACTGGGGCGGGTCGTTCGAGATCGCCgcggacggcgcggcggaggatgACCACAGCCGCAACATGGACCTGGACCGCGGCGCGCTGTCGGCGCGGCAGCACCAGCTGGACGAGACGCAGCAGAGCTGGCTGCTCGGCCCGCCGGAGGCCAAGAAGAAGGACAAGTACGTCGACCTCGGCTGCGTCGTCGTCAAGCGCAAGCTCCTCTGGTGGGTCCTCTggaccctcctcgccgccttcaTCCTCATCGGCCTCCCCGTCATCATCGCCAAGTCCATCCCCAAGAAGAAGCCCCACGCCCCTCCCCCCGACCAGTACACCGACGCCCTCCACAAGGCCCTCCTCTTCTTCAACGCCCAGAAAT CCGGCCGGCTCCCGAAGAACAACGGCATCAAATGGCGCGGCAACTCCGGCCTGTCGGATGGCTCCGATCTGACGGACGTCAAGGGCGGGCTCGTCGGCGGCTACTACGACGCCGGCGACAACATCAAGTTCCATTTCCCCTTGGCCTTCTCCATGACAATGCTCAGCTGGTCAGTGATCGAGTACAGCGCCAAGTACAAGGCGGTAGGGGAGTATGACCATGTGAGGGAGCTCATCAAGTGGGGCACCGACTACCTGCTCCTCACCTTCAACTCCTCTGCTTCCACCATTGACAAAGTCTATAGCCAG GTGGGCATTGCGAAGATCAACGGCACCCAGCCGGACGACCACTACTGCTGGAACCGGCCGGAGGACATGGCGTACCCACGCCCCGTCCAGACGGCCGGCTCGGCGCCGGACCTCGGcggcgagatggcggcggcgctcgcggcgGCCTCCATCGTGTTCCGCGACAACGCCGCCTACTCCAAGAAGCTCGTgaacggcgcggccgccgtgtACAAGTTCGCGCGCAGCAGCGGCCGCCGCACCCCGTACTCCCGCGGCAACCAGTACATCGAGTACTACTACAACTCCACCAGCTACTGGGACGAGTACATGTGGAGCGCGGCGTGGATGTACTACGCCACGGGGAACAACACCTACATCACCTTCGCCACCGACCCGCGGCTGCCCAAGAACGCCAAGGCCTTCTACAGCATCCTCGACTTCTCCGTCTTCAGCTGGGACAACAAGCTGCCGGGCGCCGAGCTGCTGCTGTCGCGGCTCCGCATGTTCCTCAACCCGGGTTACCCCTACGAGGAGTCGCTCATCGGGTACCACAACACCACCAGCATGAACATGTGCACCTACTTCCCGCGCTTCGGCGCCTTCAACTTCACCAAGGGTGGGCTCGCGCAGTTCAACCACGGGAAGGGCCAGCCGCTGCAGTACACCGTCGCCAACTCCTTCCTCGCCGCGCTCTACGCCGACTACATGGAGTCCGTCAACGTCCCCGGCTGGTACTGCGGCCCCTACTTCATGACCGTCGACGATCTCCGCTCCTTCGCCAGGTCTCAG GTGAACTACATTCTTGGGGATAACCCGAAGAAGATGAGCTACGTGGTGGGGTACGGCAAGAAGTACCCGCGGCGGCTGCACCACAGGGGGGCGTCGACGCCGCACAACGGCATCAAGTACTCGTGCACCGGCGGGTACAAGTGGAGGGACACCAAGGGGGCCGACCCGAACGTGCTCGTCGGCGCCATGGTCGGCGGGCCGGACAAGAACGACCAGTTCAAGGACGCGCGCCTCACCTACGCGCAGAACGAGCCGACGTTGGTGGGCAACGCCGGCCTCGTGGCCGCCCTCGTCGCCCTCACCAACAGCGGCCGCGGCGCGGGCGTCACCGCCGTCGACAAGAACACCATGTTCTCCGCCGTGCCGCCCATGTTcccggccacgccgccgccgccgtccaagtGGAAGCCGTGA
- the LOC4336285 gene encoding uncharacterized protein isoform X1, translating into MLSISPSRTCNSTTSNPFGFIVSRAINQDMATKYIVGSVTASFAFAYVCGVYFADKKVLGGTTPRTVADKEWGKVTEEKLDAWPRVAGKPVSMNPVTRQNYVLVKKKKASGSKKASEP; encoded by the exons ATGCTTTCCATCTCGCCTTCTAGGACGTGCAATTCCACTACCAGCAATCCATTTGGCTTCATAGTTTCTAG AGCCATCAACCAAGACATGGCGACCAAGTACATCGTCGGATCAGTGACGGCATCCTTTGCCTTTGCTTATGTTTGCGGCGTTTACTTCGCCGACAAAAAGGTTTTAGGAG GCACAACTCCTCGCACGGTGGCAGACAAGGAATGGGGGAAAGTGACCGAGGAGAAGCTCGACGCATGGCCTCGCGTTGCAGGGAAGCCGGTCTCCATGAACCCAGTCACCCGCCAGAACTACGTTctggtgaagaagaagaaggcttcAGGGTCAAAGAAGGCATCCGAGCCCTGA
- the LOC4336285 gene encoding uncharacterized protein isoform X2, translating to MRYHFCRAINQDMATKYIVGSVTASFAFAYVCGVYFADKKVLGGTTPRTVADKEWGKVTEEKLDAWPRVAGKPVSMNPVTRQNYVLVKKKKASGSKKASEP from the exons ATGCGGTACCATTTTTGCAGAGCCATCAACCAAGACATGGCGACCAAGTACATCGTCGGATCAGTGACGGCATCCTTTGCCTTTGCTTATGTTTGCGGCGTTTACTTCGCCGACAAAAAGGTTTTAGGAG GCACAACTCCTCGCACGGTGGCAGACAAGGAATGGGGGAAAGTGACCGAGGAGAAGCTCGACGCATGGCCTCGCGTTGCAGGGAAGCCGGTCTCCATGAACCCAGTCACCCGCCAGAACTACGTTctggtgaagaagaagaaggcttcAGGGTCAAAGAAGGCATCCGAGCCCTGA
- the LOC9267916 gene encoding ubiquitin-like-conjugating enzyme ATG10 has translation MGGSTTVRDGTLSHGDFVASAKALIEKWKEIDVDDALPDWRWKPCCKMGVPSEEEGYLALEGVYRNHGGSQVQSCSGNLHFYDYHVVYSFSYKVPVLYFQGHQSGGQLLTLDEIKEDLPSLSLKLLGESRWTFITREEHPHFSRPWFTLHPCGTSDCMKLLLEGMQDKDQQVRYLPAWLTVVGQAVGLKIPLGLHCNS, from the exons ATGGGAGGCTCCACCACCGTGAGGGATGGGACTCTGTCCCATGGCGACTTCGTTGCCTCAGCGAAGGCTCTGATCGAGAAGTGGAAGGAGATCGATGTTGACGACGCTCTTCCCGACTGGCGATGGAAGCCTTGCTGCAAGATGGGAGTTCCATCTGAG gaagaGGGCTATCTGGCTCTTGAAGGAGTATACCGTAATCATGGAGGAAGCCAG GTCCAGAGCTGTAGTGGCAATCTTCATTTTTACGATTACCATGTTGTGTACAGCTTTTCTTACAAGGTTCCAGTGCTATACTTTCAGGGTCATCAGTCTG GTGGCCAGCTGCTAACTCTAGATGAGATTAAAGAGGAccttccttctctctcactcAAATTATTAGGCGAATCAAGGTGGACGTTTATTACTCGAGAG GAGCATCCCCATTTTAGTAGGCCATGGTTCACTTTGCATCCCTGTGGAACCAGTGACTGTATGAAGTTACTTCTTGAAGGAATGCAAGACAAGGATCAACAAGTGCGATACTTACCAGCTTGGCTAACTGTGGTTGGCCAGGCAGTAGGATTGAAAATCCCACTTGGGCTTCATTGCAATTCATag